A region from the Eptesicus fuscus isolate TK198812 chromosome 1, DD_ASM_mEF_20220401, whole genome shotgun sequence genome encodes:
- the LOC103301718 gene encoding LOW QUALITY PROTEIN: melanoma-associated antigen B16-like (The sequence of the model RefSeq protein was modified relative to this genomic sequence to represent the inferred CDS: inserted 1 base in 1 codon): protein MATILCGSHFVPAEVQCGEMKNPQCLPDELLQAHSETQGLEVAQESKALEEACLSSHPAMPGNLKEAPDAGIPSTSESAQGFFSSSIITTVSSSSKYGEGCTSEEEEDSTLEADPDPKNVPIDALDENVASLVNFLLLKYQMNELITKAEMLKIVSKGYEDHFIEIFLRTSMHMEIIFGLDLKEVDLTNHCYAIFIKMGLTYVGMLHDKKGMPKTGILILILAVIFMKGNRSTEEEIWQFLKVTGVXSGRKHHIFGEPRKLILPNKILNSNITLVSDVQHSE from the exons ATGGCGACCATTCTGTGCGGCAGCCATTTTGTGCCAGCGGAGGTGCAGTGTGGGGAGATG AAGAATCCACAATGTTTACCTGATGAACTCCTTCAGGCCCACAGTGAgacccagggcctggaggttGCACAGGAGTCtaaggctctggaggaggcctgTCTCTCCTCCCATCCTGCAATGCCTGGCAATCTGAAGGAGGCTCCTGATGCTGGTATCCCCAGTACCTCTGAGAGTGCTCAGGGTTTCTTCTCCTCCTCAATTATCACCACAGTCTCCTCATCAAGCAAATATGGTGAGGGCTGCACtagtgaagaggaggaggatagTACCTTAGAGGCAGATCCAGACCCCAAGAATGTGCCCATAGATGCTCTAGATGAAAATGTGGCTTCATTGGTGAATTTCCTCCTGCTCAAGTATCAAATGAATGAGCTAATAACAAAGGCAGAGATGTTGAAGATTGTCAGCAAAGGTTATGAAGATCACTTCATTGAGATCTTCCTGAGAACTTCTATGCACATGGAGATAATCTTTGGCCTTGATCTGAAGGAAGTGGATCTCACCAACCACTGCTATGCCATCTTCATCAAAATGGGCCTCACCTATGTTGGGATGCTGCATGATAAAAAGGGTATGCCTAAAACTGGCATCCTGATTCTTATATTGGCTGTGATCTTCATGAAGGGCAACCGTTCCACTGAAGAGGAAATCTGGCAATTTCTGAAGGTGACGGGGG TTTCTGGGAGAAAGCACCACATCTTTGGAGAGCCCAGGAagctcatcctacctaataaaata tTGAATTCCAATATTACactagtttcagatgtacaacatagtgaatag